One window of the Megalops cyprinoides isolate fMegCyp1 chromosome 2, fMegCyp1.pri, whole genome shotgun sequence genome contains the following:
- the LOC118772674 gene encoding uncharacterized protein C1orf226 homolog, which produces MFENSNAAHPSKLQNAKSAPSLNRRSLPNSSGLAGTVDAPGMAGAKTGSSQHLKNALNLGKAMGARVNDLLRRKDPSSLGDIGVTEVNKNVGAVWACMEGATQGVTANSHTFDAFPRLDPPPPTNKKRLPRALKTTQDMMISSDPVVATPEVPDSSYASSPDKTPLIQEDKSKEQLNEEEADERELEKDSGQTSAIYCEVKEEVEGITKPDAVGLDGPKENHEEDLSQLLLSVPDLIHKDNLDPRQKPGGLETRMASTPVKSDIRVSVGEDDLLDNGSVVLGVPRQRSSSVDNEEPHPDLLSFE; this is translated from the exons ATGTTTGAGAATTCCAACGCCGCACACCCGTCAAAGCTCCAGAACGCCAAGTCGGCTCCGTCCCTGAACCGACGCTCGCTGCCCAACTCCTCGGGTCTAGCAGGCACTGTAGATGCCCCCGGCATGGCGGGGGCGAAGACTGGCAGCAGCCAGCACCTGAAGAACGCCCTCAACCTCGGCAAGGCCATGGGGGCCAGGGTGAATGACCTGCTGAGGCGGAAAGACCCCAGCAGCCTGGGTGACATCGGAGTGACAGAGGTCAACAAGAATGTGGGGGCCGTGTGGGCCTGCATGGAGGGTGCCACACAGGGCGTCACAGCCAACAG tcacacatttGATGCTTTCCCCCGACTTGatccaccccctcccaccaaTAAGAAACGCCTTCCTCGTGCTCTGAAGACCACTCAAGACATGATGATTTCGTCTGACCCCGTGGTGGCCACCCCCGAGGTCCCAGACTCATCCTATGCATCTTCTCCTGACAAAACTCCTCTCATCCAGGAAGACAAGTCAAAGGAGCAGCTCAATGAGGAAGAAGCAGAcgagagggagctggagaaagaCTCAGGGCAGACCAGTGCTATTTATTGTGAGGTTAAAGAGGAAGTTGAAGGCATCACCAAACCGGATGCTGTGGGCCTGGACGGACCAAAGGAGAACCACGAGGAGGACTTGTCTcagctcctgctgtctgtgcctGACCTTATCCACAAGGACAACCTGGACCCCAGGCAGAAGCCTGGAGGCCTAGAGACCAGGATGGCATCCACCCCAGTGAAGTCAGACATCCGTGTCAGTGTGGGTGAGGATGATCTCCTGGACAACGGATCAGTGGTCTTGGGTGTGCCGAGACAGAGGTCCTCCAGTGTAGACAACGAAGAGCCACATCCAGACCTGCTGTCCTTTGAGTAG